The following proteins are co-located in the Nerophis ophidion isolate RoL-2023_Sa linkage group LG04, RoL_Noph_v1.0, whole genome shotgun sequence genome:
- the cldn7b gene encoding claudin-7-B → MANSGLQMLGFVLSLLGLIGLIVGTILPQWKMSSYAGDSIITAIAMYEGLWMSCAFQSTGQIQCKVYDSILQLNSALQATRALMIVSIIVTLVGLGAACMGMKCTNCGGDDKVRKSRIAMTGGIILLIGALCSIVACSWYAHDIIRAFYDPFTPVNTKYEFGAAVFIAWAGAFLVLIGGGMLAASCPREKSTPKYPISRPPSSSKEYV, encoded by the exons ATGGCCAACTCCGGTTTACAGATGTTGGGCTTCGTCCTGTCCCTTCTGGGCTTAATTGGCTTGATAGTGGGCACCATTTTACCCCAGTGGAAGATGTCATCCTACGCCGGGGACAGCATTATCACTGCCATTGCAATGTACGAAGGCCTGTGGATGTCATGTGCCTTCCAGAGCACAGGCCAGATCCAGTGCAAAGTCTACGACTCCATCCTCCAGCTCAACA GTGCTCTCCAAGCAACACGGGCCCTCATGATTGTGAGCATTATCGTAACGCTGGTGGGCCTGGGCGCTGCCTGCATGGGGATGAAGTGCACGAACTGCGGGGGAGATGACAAAGTGCGCAAGTCTCGCATTGCCATGACAGGTGGCATTATCCTTCTGATTGGAG CATTGTGTTCCATCGTTGCTTGCTCTTGGTACGCTCACGACATCATCCGAGCATTCTATGATCCTTTCACCCCAGTCAACACTAA GTATGAATTTGGAGCTGCTGTATTCATTGCATGGGCCGGAGCCTTCCTGGTTTTAATTGGGGGTGGGATGCTGGCAGCTTCTTGCCCAAGAGAAAAATCTACACCAAAATATCCCATCTCCAGACCACCTAGCAGCAGCAAGGAGTATGTTTGA